One part of the Symphalangus syndactylus isolate Jambi chromosome 1, NHGRI_mSymSyn1-v2.1_pri, whole genome shotgun sequence genome encodes these proteins:
- the IQCF1 gene encoding IQ domain-containing protein F1, giving the protein MEEKQPKKTKEPSTEDEPQQKETPTHLSLGAESKAEAKTPVLVETQTVDNASEKLEKPPENQKKLSDKDMVATKIQAWWRGTLVRRALLHAALSACIIQCWWRLILSKILKKRRRAALEAFSREEWAAVTLQSQARMWRIRRHYCQVLNAVRIIQAYWRCRSCASRGFIKGQYRVTANQLHLQLEILLDSGPCIVTECIPFSIKE; this is encoded by the exons ATG GAGGAGAAGCAGCCCAAAAAGACGAAGGAACCCTCAACAGAAGATGAGCCTCAGCAGAAGGAGACACCGACCCATTTGTCCTTAGGAGCAGAGTCGAAGGCAGAG GCTAAAACTCCAGTTCTGGTTGAGACACAGACAGTGGACAATGCCAGtgagaaattagaaaaa CCCCCAGAAAACCAAAAGAAGCTCTCTGACAAAGATATGGTAGCCACCAAGATCCAGGCCTGGTGGCGAGGCACCCTGGTGCGTCGGGCACTGTTGCACGCAGCCCTCAGTGCCTGCATCATTCAGTGCTGGTGGCGGCTGATACTGTCCAAGATTCTGAAGAAGAGGCGGCGGGCAGCACTAGAGGCCTTCTCCCGGGAGGAGTGGGCAGCAGTCACACTGCAGTCCCAGGCCCGCATGTGGCGCATCCGCAGGCACTATTGCCAGGTGCTCAATGCTGTTCGCATTATCCAGGCCTACTGGAGGTGCCGCTCCTGTGCTTCCCGGGGGTTCATCAAGGGCCAGTACAGAGTCACAGCCAACCAGCTGCATCTCCAGCTGGAGATCTTGCTGGACTCAGGGCCTTGCATTGTGACAGAGTGTATTCCCTTCTCAATAAAGGAATGA